One segment of Drosophila ananassae strain 14024-0371.13 chromosome 3R, ASM1763931v2, whole genome shotgun sequence DNA contains the following:
- the LOC6504282 gene encoding maltase 2 isoform X2, translated as MSGLVKSESEDFIDWWQHTVFYQIYPRSFKDSNGDGIGDLRGITSQLQYLADTGISATWLSPIFQSPMVDFGYDISDYKAIQPEYGTMQDFEELIDTAYNLGIKVVLDFVPNHSSDKHEWFLKSAAKEPGYEDFYVWHDGLLQDNGTRSPPNNWQSVFYGSAWEWHEGRQQYYLHQFTKEQPDLNFRNPKVVQAMDNVLLFWLNKGVAGFRIDAVNHLFEDDTLQDEPLSAKTQDPLSYDYTRHIYTKDLPEVLQMVQHWRKLLDDFSAKHPKGPTRIMMTEAYAGLTQLADYYEDVSGTKGSHLPFNFHFITDVKGDSDARDYVYNVEKWLIYMPRGHAANWVMGNHDNPRVASRFGPASVDAMNMLLLTLPGVAVTYNGEELGMQDYREISWEDTVDPPAKNVGEELYKEVSRDPERTPFQWNNKKNAGFSDSSKTWLPVHPNYLELNLEAQKAANKSHYKVYTDLIELRKSAIMRLGRFDIEPLSRWVFAFKREYPNFESIITIINVSDEEQLVDLSEFLSQPKKLVVEICGVDSNYKYGDIILGDGGGQLNLAPRGGIVLSERSGRIMSERRRTLVKQLVKSGNVVLVALLVYNLWRHKWTKVSFNQQRF; from the exons ATGTCCGGCTTGGTGAAGAGCGAATCGGAGGACTTTATCGACTGGTGGCAGCACACGGTCTTCTATCAGATCTACCCTAGGTCCTTCAAAGACAGCAACGGCGATGGCATCGGTGATCTGCGAGGTATCACCTCCCAGTTGCAGTATCTGGCCGATACTGGCATTTCCGCCACCTGGCTGAGCCCAATTTTCCAGTCGCCCATGGTCGACTTTGGCTACGACATTTCGGACTACAAGGCGATCCAACCGGAGTACGGCACCATGCAGGACTTCGAGGAGCTCATCGACACCGCCTATAATTTGGGCATTAAGGTGGTGCTGGACTTTGTTCCAAACCACAGCTCGGACAAGCACGAGTGGTTCCTGAAGTCCGCTGCCAAGGAGCCGGGTTACGAGGACTTCTATGTGTGGCACGACGGACTCCTGCAGGATAACGGAACTCGATCTCCGCCGAACAACTGGCAGTCCGTGTTCTACGGATCCGCCTGGGAGTGGCACGAGGGGCGACAGCAATACTATCTGCATCAGTTCACCAAAGAGCAACCGGATCTGAACTTCCGGAACCCGAAAGTGGTTCAGGCCATGGACAACGTGCTGCTCTTCTGGCTCAACAAGGGGGTAGCTGGCTTTCGCATTGACGCCGTGAATCACTTGTTTGAGGACGACACTCTGCAGGACGAGCCACTGAGTGCCAAGACTCAGGATCCATTGTCGTACGACTACACCAGACACATTTACACCAAGGATCTGCCCGAGGTGCTGCAAATGGTTCAACACTGGCGGAAACTGTTGGATGACTTTAGTGCCAAACACCCGAAGGGGCCGACACGCATCATGATGACGGAGGCCTACGCCGGACTCACCCAGCTGGCGGACTACTACGAGGACGTGAGCGGGACGAAGGGCTCCCATCTGCCCTTCAACTTTCACTTCATCACGGATGTCAAAGGGGACTCGGATGCGCGTGACTATGTTTACAATGTGGAGAAGTGGCTGATCTACATGCCGCGCGGGCATGCGGCCAACTGGGTCATGGGCAACCACGACAATCCCCGCGTGGCCTCCCGCTTTGGTCCCGCCAGCGTGGACGCCATGAACATGCTCCTCCTCACCCTGCCCGGCGTGGCTGTCACCTATAAT GGCGAGGAGCTGGGCATGCAGGACTACCGCGAAATTAGCTGGGAGGATACTGTGGATCCGCCTGCCAAAAATGTTGGAGAAGAGCTATACAAGGAGGTCTCCAGGGATCCAGAGCGAACGCCGTTtcagtggaataataaaaaaaatgcag GATTCTCCGATTCCTCAAAGACCTGGCTTCCAGTTCATCCCAATTACCTAGAACTGAACTTGGAGGCCCAAAAGGCGGCCAACAAAAGCCATTATAAGGTCTACACCGATTTAATTGAACTGAGGAAGTCGGCAATTATGCGACTGGGACGATTTGACATCGAACCCCTATCACGTTGGGTGTTTGCCTTTAAGCG AGAATATCCCAATTTTGAGTCGATAATAACCATTATAAATGTAAGTGACGAGGAGCAGCTGGTGGATCTCTCGGAGTTCCTGAGCCAGCCCAAGAAGTTGGTTGTGGAAATATGCGGAGTGGACTCCAACTACAAATATGG CGACATCATTCTGGGAGACGGCGGCGGGCAACTTAATCTGGCCCCCCGCGGGGGAATTGTGCTGAGCGAGCGGAGCGGCAGGATAATGAG CGAACGGAGACGCACTCTGGTTAAGCAGCTCGTGAAGTCTGGAAATGTGGTTTTGGTTGCCTTGCTGGTCTACAATTTGTGGCGCCACAAATGGACCAAAGTGAGCTTCAATCAGCAACgtttttga
- the LOC6504282 gene encoding maltase 2 isoform X1 — protein sequence MTIAPLIKILLFSLLLQQESGSVMSGLVKSESEDFIDWWQHTVFYQIYPRSFKDSNGDGIGDLRGITSQLQYLADTGISATWLSPIFQSPMVDFGYDISDYKAIQPEYGTMQDFEELIDTAYNLGIKVVLDFVPNHSSDKHEWFLKSAAKEPGYEDFYVWHDGLLQDNGTRSPPNNWQSVFYGSAWEWHEGRQQYYLHQFTKEQPDLNFRNPKVVQAMDNVLLFWLNKGVAGFRIDAVNHLFEDDTLQDEPLSAKTQDPLSYDYTRHIYTKDLPEVLQMVQHWRKLLDDFSAKHPKGPTRIMMTEAYAGLTQLADYYEDVSGTKGSHLPFNFHFITDVKGDSDARDYVYNVEKWLIYMPRGHAANWVMGNHDNPRVASRFGPASVDAMNMLLLTLPGVAVTYNGEELGMQDYREISWEDTVDPPAKNVGEELYKEVSRDPERTPFQWNNKKNAGFSDSSKTWLPVHPNYLELNLEAQKAANKSHYKVYTDLIELRKSAIMRLGRFDIEPLSRWVFAFKREYPNFESIITIINVSDEEQLVDLSEFLSQPKKLVVEICGVDSNYKYGDIILGDGGGQLNLAPRGGIVLSERSGRIMSERRRTLVKQLVKSGNVVLVALLVYNLWRHKWTKVSFNQQRF from the exons ATGACGATCGCTCCTCTCATCAAAATCCTTCTTTTTAGTCTGCTGCTGCAACAGGAATCCGGGAGCGTAATGTCCGGCTTGGTGAAGAGCGAATCGGAGGACTTTATCGACTGGTGGCAGCACACGGTCTTCTATCAGATCTACCCTAGGTCCTTCAAAGACAGCAACGGCGATGGCATCGGTGATCTGCGAGGTATCACCTCCCAGTTGCAGTATCTGGCCGATACTGGCATTTCCGCCACCTGGCTGAGCCCAATTTTCCAGTCGCCCATGGTCGACTTTGGCTACGACATTTCGGACTACAAGGCGATCCAACCGGAGTACGGCACCATGCAGGACTTCGAGGAGCTCATCGACACCGCCTATAATTTGGGCATTAAGGTGGTGCTGGACTTTGTTCCAAACCACAGCTCGGACAAGCACGAGTGGTTCCTGAAGTCCGCTGCCAAGGAGCCGGGTTACGAGGACTTCTATGTGTGGCACGACGGACTCCTGCAGGATAACGGAACTCGATCTCCGCCGAACAACTGGCAGTCCGTGTTCTACGGATCCGCCTGGGAGTGGCACGAGGGGCGACAGCAATACTATCTGCATCAGTTCACCAAAGAGCAACCGGATCTGAACTTCCGGAACCCGAAAGTGGTTCAGGCCATGGACAACGTGCTGCTCTTCTGGCTCAACAAGGGGGTAGCTGGCTTTCGCATTGACGCCGTGAATCACTTGTTTGAGGACGACACTCTGCAGGACGAGCCACTGAGTGCCAAGACTCAGGATCCATTGTCGTACGACTACACCAGACACATTTACACCAAGGATCTGCCCGAGGTGCTGCAAATGGTTCAACACTGGCGGAAACTGTTGGATGACTTTAGTGCCAAACACCCGAAGGGGCCGACACGCATCATGATGACGGAGGCCTACGCCGGACTCACCCAGCTGGCGGACTACTACGAGGACGTGAGCGGGACGAAGGGCTCCCATCTGCCCTTCAACTTTCACTTCATCACGGATGTCAAAGGGGACTCGGATGCGCGTGACTATGTTTACAATGTGGAGAAGTGGCTGATCTACATGCCGCGCGGGCATGCGGCCAACTGGGTCATGGGCAACCACGACAATCCCCGCGTGGCCTCCCGCTTTGGTCCCGCCAGCGTGGACGCCATGAACATGCTCCTCCTCACCCTGCCCGGCGTGGCTGTCACCTATAAT GGCGAGGAGCTGGGCATGCAGGACTACCGCGAAATTAGCTGGGAGGATACTGTGGATCCGCCTGCCAAAAATGTTGGAGAAGAGCTATACAAGGAGGTCTCCAGGGATCCAGAGCGAACGCCGTTtcagtggaataataaaaaaaatgcag GATTCTCCGATTCCTCAAAGACCTGGCTTCCAGTTCATCCCAATTACCTAGAACTGAACTTGGAGGCCCAAAAGGCGGCCAACAAAAGCCATTATAAGGTCTACACCGATTTAATTGAACTGAGGAAGTCGGCAATTATGCGACTGGGACGATTTGACATCGAACCCCTATCACGTTGGGTGTTTGCCTTTAAGCG AGAATATCCCAATTTTGAGTCGATAATAACCATTATAAATGTAAGTGACGAGGAGCAGCTGGTGGATCTCTCGGAGTTCCTGAGCCAGCCCAAGAAGTTGGTTGTGGAAATATGCGGAGTGGACTCCAACTACAAATATGG CGACATCATTCTGGGAGACGGCGGCGGGCAACTTAATCTGGCCCCCCGCGGGGGAATTGTGCTGAGCGAGCGGAGCGGCAGGATAATGAG CGAACGGAGACGCACTCTGGTTAAGCAGCTCGTGAAGTCTGGAAATGTGGTTTTGGTTGCCTTGCTGGTCTACAATTTGTGGCGCCACAAATGGACCAAAGTGAGCTTCAATCAGCAACgtttttga
- the LOC6504282 gene encoding maltase 2 isoform X4: MSGLVKSESEDFIDWWQHTVFYQIYPRSFKDSNGDGIGDLRGITSQLQYLADTGISATWLSPIFQSPMVDFGYDISDYKAIQPEYGTMQDFEELIDTAYNLGIKVVLDFVPNHSSDKHEWFLKSAAKEPGYEDFYVWHDGLLQDNGTRSPPNNWQSVFYGSAWEWHEGRQQYYLHQFTKEQPDLNFRNPKVVQAMDNVLLFWLNKGVAGFRIDAVNHLFEDDTLQDEPLSAKTQDPLSYDYTRHIYTKDLPEVLQMVQHWRKLLDDFSAKHPKGPTRIMMTEAYAGLTQLADYYEDVSGTKGSHLPFNFHFITDVKGDSDARDYVYNVEKWLIYMPRGHAANWVMGNHDNPRVASRFGPASVDAMNMLLLTLPGVAVTYNGEELGMQDYREISWEDTVDPPAKNVGEELYKEVSRDPERTPFQWNNKKNAGFSDSSKTWLPVHPNYLELNLEAQKAANKSHYKVYTDLIELRKSAIMRLGRFDIEPLSRWVFAFKREYPNFESIITIINVSDEEQLVDLSEFLSQPKKLVVEICGVDSNYKYGQSLAASALLLAAREGLVCRLV; the protein is encoded by the exons ATGTCCGGCTTGGTGAAGAGCGAATCGGAGGACTTTATCGACTGGTGGCAGCACACGGTCTTCTATCAGATCTACCCTAGGTCCTTCAAAGACAGCAACGGCGATGGCATCGGTGATCTGCGAGGTATCACCTCCCAGTTGCAGTATCTGGCCGATACTGGCATTTCCGCCACCTGGCTGAGCCCAATTTTCCAGTCGCCCATGGTCGACTTTGGCTACGACATTTCGGACTACAAGGCGATCCAACCGGAGTACGGCACCATGCAGGACTTCGAGGAGCTCATCGACACCGCCTATAATTTGGGCATTAAGGTGGTGCTGGACTTTGTTCCAAACCACAGCTCGGACAAGCACGAGTGGTTCCTGAAGTCCGCTGCCAAGGAGCCGGGTTACGAGGACTTCTATGTGTGGCACGACGGACTCCTGCAGGATAACGGAACTCGATCTCCGCCGAACAACTGGCAGTCCGTGTTCTACGGATCCGCCTGGGAGTGGCACGAGGGGCGACAGCAATACTATCTGCATCAGTTCACCAAAGAGCAACCGGATCTGAACTTCCGGAACCCGAAAGTGGTTCAGGCCATGGACAACGTGCTGCTCTTCTGGCTCAACAAGGGGGTAGCTGGCTTTCGCATTGACGCCGTGAATCACTTGTTTGAGGACGACACTCTGCAGGACGAGCCACTGAGTGCCAAGACTCAGGATCCATTGTCGTACGACTACACCAGACACATTTACACCAAGGATCTGCCCGAGGTGCTGCAAATGGTTCAACACTGGCGGAAACTGTTGGATGACTTTAGTGCCAAACACCCGAAGGGGCCGACACGCATCATGATGACGGAGGCCTACGCCGGACTCACCCAGCTGGCGGACTACTACGAGGACGTGAGCGGGACGAAGGGCTCCCATCTGCCCTTCAACTTTCACTTCATCACGGATGTCAAAGGGGACTCGGATGCGCGTGACTATGTTTACAATGTGGAGAAGTGGCTGATCTACATGCCGCGCGGGCATGCGGCCAACTGGGTCATGGGCAACCACGACAATCCCCGCGTGGCCTCCCGCTTTGGTCCCGCCAGCGTGGACGCCATGAACATGCTCCTCCTCACCCTGCCCGGCGTGGCTGTCACCTATAAT GGCGAGGAGCTGGGCATGCAGGACTACCGCGAAATTAGCTGGGAGGATACTGTGGATCCGCCTGCCAAAAATGTTGGAGAAGAGCTATACAAGGAGGTCTCCAGGGATCCAGAGCGAACGCCGTTtcagtggaataataaaaaaaatgcag GATTCTCCGATTCCTCAAAGACCTGGCTTCCAGTTCATCCCAATTACCTAGAACTGAACTTGGAGGCCCAAAAGGCGGCCAACAAAAGCCATTATAAGGTCTACACCGATTTAATTGAACTGAGGAAGTCGGCAATTATGCGACTGGGACGATTTGACATCGAACCCCTATCACGTTGGGTGTTTGCCTTTAAGCG AGAATATCCCAATTTTGAGTCGATAATAACCATTATAAATGTAAGTGACGAGGAGCAGCTGGTGGATCTCTCGGAGTTCCTGAGCCAGCCCAAGAAGTTGGTTGTGGAAATATGCGGAGTGGACTCCAACTACAAATATGG CCAATCCCTGGCCGCTAGTGCATTGCTCCTGGCCGCCCGCGAAGGACTCGTCTGCAGGCTCGTCTAG
- the LOC6504282 gene encoding maltase 2 isoform X3, whose amino-acid sequence MTIAPLIKILLFSLLLQQESGSVMSGLVKSESEDFIDWWQHTVFYQIYPRSFKDSNGDGIGDLRGITSQLQYLADTGISATWLSPIFQSPMVDFGYDISDYKAIQPEYGTMQDFEELIDTAYNLGIKVVLDFVPNHSSDKHEWFLKSAAKEPGYEDFYVWHDGLLQDNGTRSPPNNWQSVFYGSAWEWHEGRQQYYLHQFTKEQPDLNFRNPKVVQAMDNVLLFWLNKGVAGFRIDAVNHLFEDDTLQDEPLSAKTQDPLSYDYTRHIYTKDLPEVLQMVQHWRKLLDDFSAKHPKGPTRIMMTEAYAGLTQLADYYEDVSGTKGSHLPFNFHFITDVKGDSDARDYVYNVEKWLIYMPRGHAANWVMGNHDNPRVASRFGPASVDAMNMLLLTLPGVAVTYNGEELGMQDYREISWEDTVDPPAKNVGEELYKEVSRDPERTPFQWNNKKNAGFSDSSKTWLPVHPNYLELNLEAQKAANKSHYKVYTDLIELRKSAIMRLGRFDIEPLSRWVFAFKREYPNFESIITIINVSDEEQLVDLSEFLSQPKKLVVEICGVDSNYKYGQSLAASALLLAAREGLVCRLV is encoded by the exons ATGACGATCGCTCCTCTCATCAAAATCCTTCTTTTTAGTCTGCTGCTGCAACAGGAATCCGGGAGCGTAATGTCCGGCTTGGTGAAGAGCGAATCGGAGGACTTTATCGACTGGTGGCAGCACACGGTCTTCTATCAGATCTACCCTAGGTCCTTCAAAGACAGCAACGGCGATGGCATCGGTGATCTGCGAGGTATCACCTCCCAGTTGCAGTATCTGGCCGATACTGGCATTTCCGCCACCTGGCTGAGCCCAATTTTCCAGTCGCCCATGGTCGACTTTGGCTACGACATTTCGGACTACAAGGCGATCCAACCGGAGTACGGCACCATGCAGGACTTCGAGGAGCTCATCGACACCGCCTATAATTTGGGCATTAAGGTGGTGCTGGACTTTGTTCCAAACCACAGCTCGGACAAGCACGAGTGGTTCCTGAAGTCCGCTGCCAAGGAGCCGGGTTACGAGGACTTCTATGTGTGGCACGACGGACTCCTGCAGGATAACGGAACTCGATCTCCGCCGAACAACTGGCAGTCCGTGTTCTACGGATCCGCCTGGGAGTGGCACGAGGGGCGACAGCAATACTATCTGCATCAGTTCACCAAAGAGCAACCGGATCTGAACTTCCGGAACCCGAAAGTGGTTCAGGCCATGGACAACGTGCTGCTCTTCTGGCTCAACAAGGGGGTAGCTGGCTTTCGCATTGACGCCGTGAATCACTTGTTTGAGGACGACACTCTGCAGGACGAGCCACTGAGTGCCAAGACTCAGGATCCATTGTCGTACGACTACACCAGACACATTTACACCAAGGATCTGCCCGAGGTGCTGCAAATGGTTCAACACTGGCGGAAACTGTTGGATGACTTTAGTGCCAAACACCCGAAGGGGCCGACACGCATCATGATGACGGAGGCCTACGCCGGACTCACCCAGCTGGCGGACTACTACGAGGACGTGAGCGGGACGAAGGGCTCCCATCTGCCCTTCAACTTTCACTTCATCACGGATGTCAAAGGGGACTCGGATGCGCGTGACTATGTTTACAATGTGGAGAAGTGGCTGATCTACATGCCGCGCGGGCATGCGGCCAACTGGGTCATGGGCAACCACGACAATCCCCGCGTGGCCTCCCGCTTTGGTCCCGCCAGCGTGGACGCCATGAACATGCTCCTCCTCACCCTGCCCGGCGTGGCTGTCACCTATAAT GGCGAGGAGCTGGGCATGCAGGACTACCGCGAAATTAGCTGGGAGGATACTGTGGATCCGCCTGCCAAAAATGTTGGAGAAGAGCTATACAAGGAGGTCTCCAGGGATCCAGAGCGAACGCCGTTtcagtggaataataaaaaaaatgcag GATTCTCCGATTCCTCAAAGACCTGGCTTCCAGTTCATCCCAATTACCTAGAACTGAACTTGGAGGCCCAAAAGGCGGCCAACAAAAGCCATTATAAGGTCTACACCGATTTAATTGAACTGAGGAAGTCGGCAATTATGCGACTGGGACGATTTGACATCGAACCCCTATCACGTTGGGTGTTTGCCTTTAAGCG AGAATATCCCAATTTTGAGTCGATAATAACCATTATAAATGTAAGTGACGAGGAGCAGCTGGTGGATCTCTCGGAGTTCCTGAGCCAGCCCAAGAAGTTGGTTGTGGAAATATGCGGAGTGGACTCCAACTACAAATATGG CCAATCCCTGGCCGCTAGTGCATTGCTCCTGGCCGCCCGCGAAGGACTCGTCTGCAGGCTCGTCTAG
- the LOC6504281 gene encoding maltase 1 yields the protein MDVIKVLVILLSVSLVEILGHNHQPKDQDAKNNWWQHEVFYQIYPRSFQDSNGDGIGDLQGITSRLQYFKDTGITAVWLSPIYESPMVDFGYDISNYTNIQPEYGTLEDFDVLIAKANELGIKVILDFVPNHSSNQHPWFLKSVAREPGYEDFYVWQNGSLLENGTRVPPNNWLSVFSGSAWEWNDERQQFYLRQFTFGQPDLNYRNPAVIQAMDDVMLFWLNKGIAGFRIDAVIYIYEDALLRDEPLSGTTDDPNVESYLNHIYTRNQPEDYLLLQHWRQLLDNYTASQGGPRRIMMTEGYATVAQLMEYYEDANGVQGPEFPFNFDFITEVNENSTAADFVFYIERWLIYMPHGHVANWVMGNHDNPRVASRFGVKSVDAMNMLLMTLPGIAITYNGEELGMTDYRNISWEDTVDQPACEAGRDSYQTISRDPERTPMQWSDELNAGFSTSNHTWLPVNPNYKDLNLRNQQQARQSHYKVYQSLLKLRQLPVLKNGSFIPDVVNSRVFAFKRELKGEHTLLTLLNVKNRTEQVDLTDFIDQPNRLSVLVVGVDSHHRVGDRLKAESIELAPFEGLVIQLNKRK from the exons ATGGATGTGATAAAAGTGTTGGTCATTCTGCTGAGTGTGAGCCTTGTCGAAATCCTGGGTCACAACCATCAGCCAAAGGACCAGGACGCCAAAAACAATTGGTGGCAGCACGAGGTCTTCTATCAGATCTATCCGAGATCCTTTCAGGACAGCAACGGGGATGGCATTGGCGATTTGCAAGGGATTACCTCAAGGTTGCAGTACTTCAAGGACACTGGCATTACGGCTGTCTGGCTGAGCCCTATTTACGAGTCACCCATGGTGGACTTTGGCTACGATATATCCAACTACACCAACATACAGCCAGAGTATGGCACTTTGGAGGACTTTGATGTCCTGATAGCCAAAGCCAATGAGCTGGGAATCAAAGTTATCCTGGATTTTGTTCCGAATCACAGTTCCAACCAGCACCCCTGGTTCCTAAAGTCCGTGGCCAGGGAGCCGGGCTACGAGGACTTCTATGTTTGGCAGAATGGAAGTCTGCTGGAGAATGGAACCCGAGTTCCACCCAACAACTGGTTGTCGGTGTTTTCCGGCTCTGCCTGGGAGTGGAACGATGAGAGGCAACAGTTCTATCTGCGACAGTTTACTTTTGGACAGCCGGACTTGAACTACCGCAATCCTGCCGTGATCCAGGCCATGGACGATGTGATGCTATTTTGGCTCAACAAGGGAATCGCAGGATTCCGCATCGATGCCGTTATTTACATCTACGAGGATGCTCTCCTGAGAGATGAGCCCCTGAGTGGCACCACCGATGATCCGAATGTCGAGAGCTATCTGAACCACATCTATACAAGGAACCAGCCCGAGGACTATCTTTTGCTCCAACATTGGAGACAGCTCTTGGACAATTACACAGCCAGTCAAGGAGGTCCTCGAAGGATAATGATGACAGAGGGGTATGCTACTGTGGCTCAATTAATGGAGTACTACGAGGATGCCAATGGGGTTCAGGGCCCCGAGTTCCCATTCAACTTTGATTTCATCACGGAAGTCAATGAAAACTCCACAGCTGCCGACTTTGTGTTCTACATCGAGAGGTGGCTCATCTACATGCCACACGGTCATGTGGCCAACTGGGTGATGGGGAATCACGATAATCCCCGAGTGGCCTCCCGATTTGGCGTGAAATCGGTGGATGCCATGAATATGCTGCTGATGACCCTGCCGGGAATAGCCATTACCTATAAC gGCGAGGAATTGGGTATGACGGACTACAGGAACATCAGCTGGGAGGATACTGTGGACCAGCCAGCCTGCGAGGCGGGGAGGGATAGCTACCAGACGATCTCCAGGGATCCAGAACGTACTCCCATGCAGTGGAGTGATGAATTGAATGCTGGGTTCTCCACTTCGAATCATACTTGGTTGCCTGTGAACCCGAACTACAAGGACCTGAATCTTCGCAATCAGCAACAGGCTAGACAAAGTCACTACAAGGTCTATCAGTCTCTTCTCAAGTTGCGACAGTTGCCAGTCCTGAAGAATGGTTCCTTTATTCCGGATGTGGTTAATAGCAGAGTATTTGCTTTCAAAAG gGAATTGAAAGGAGAACACACATTGCTAACCCTCCTGAACGTGAAGAATCGCACCGAACAGGTGGACCTCACTGACTTCATCGATCAGCCCAACCGCCTGAGTGTCCTTGTGGTGGGAGTGGATTCCCACCACCGGGTGGGAGATCGCCTCAAGGCCGAATCAATAGAGCTGGCCCCCTTCGAGGGCCTCGTCATTCAGCTGAACAAGCGAAAATAA
- the LOC6504280 gene encoding uncharacterized protein LOC6504280: MKCLTLVLVLLAMLASLFVTSSEASYCPCDLSQKGEICGSNGVTYKNRCEFDCTQREYRKLGRTLNFKSSGSCPKA, from the coding sequence ATGAAGTGTCTGACTTTGGTGCTGGTTCTATTGGCCATGTTGGCCTCCCTGTTTGTGACTTCGTCGGAGGCCTCCTACTGTCCCTGTGATCTGTCCCAGAAGGGCGAAATTTGTGGCAGCAATGGAGTTACCTACAAGAATCGCTGCGAATTTGATTGCACTCAGCGAGAGTACCGAAAACTGGGAAGGACTCTGAATTTCAAAAGTTCGGGCAGTTGCCCCAAGGCCTAA
- the LOC123257393 gene encoding uncharacterized protein LOC123257393 translates to MMYLTLVLVLLASLFGAEGCYCPENWSPKAEICGNNGVIYKNRCVFECTQREFRRRGETLTLSQLGKCPKTYG, encoded by the coding sequence ATGATGTATCTGACTTTGGTCCTGGTTCTATTGGCCTCTCTATTTGGGGCAGAGGGCTGCTACTGCCCTGAGAATTGGTCCCCGAAGGCCGAAATTTGTGGCAACAACGGGGTTATCTACAAGAATCGCTGCGTCTTCGAATGCACTCAGCGGGAATTCCGAAGACGGGGAGAAACTCTGACTTTGAGCCAATTGGGAAAATGTCCTAAGACCTACGGATAA
- the LOC123257394 gene encoding uncharacterized protein LOC123257394, whose translation MRGLFLVLMLLVFAIVVARALNCQPCKLLEARKAHANDTQAPQPK comes from the coding sequence ATGAGAGGTCTGTTTCTGGTTTTaatgcttttggtttttgccaTAGTGGTGGCCCGGGCCCTCAACTGTCAGCCGTGTAAACTATTGGAGGCCCGAAAGGCGCACGCCAACGACACCCAGGCCCCTCAGCCCAAATAA
- the LOC6506027 gene encoding trypsin inhibitor ClTI-1, with amino-acid sequence MKFLSILLALCLVLALALSPSRAEEEKVICPCPRNYDPVCGSNLKTYPNRCEFDCKRRQEARKGRSMDILRSGTC; translated from the coding sequence ATGAAATTTCTAAGCATTCTGTTGGCCCTGTGCCTCGTGTTGGCCCTGGCCCTATCTCCCAGCCGTGCCGAGGAGGAAAAGGTAATCTGTCCCTGTCCCCGGAACTACGACCCTGTGTGCGGATCCAACCTGAAAACGTATCCCAATCGATGCGAATTCGACTGCAAGCGTCGCCAGGAGGCACGGAAAGGACGCAGCATGGACATCCTGAGGAGTGGCACCTGCTAA
- the LOC6502753 gene encoding serine protease inhibitor Kazal-type 1 — translation MRFLILIVLSLLALLALTEANKTVNALNADASCACTRLYNPVCGTDGRTYSNSCDLACAAKRQRKTIRVAKTGRC, via the coding sequence ATGCGTTTCCTGATCCTCATTGTCCTGTCGCTGTTGGCCCTCTTGGCCCTGACTGAAGCAAACAAAACCGTCAATGCACTGAATGCGGATGCCTCTTGTGCATGCACTCGTTTATATAATCCAGTTTGCGGCACAGATGGCAGGACCTACAGCAATTCCTGCGACCTGGCCTGCGCGGCTAAGCGCCAAAGAAAAACCATTCGCGTGGCAAAGACTGGACGATGCTGA